The following coding sequences lie in one Fundulus heteroclitus isolate FHET01 chromosome 20, MU-UCD_Fhet_4.1, whole genome shotgun sequence genomic window:
- the LOC105937041 gene encoding class E basic helix-loop-helix protein 40 produces MERIPSAQPPALSKHQPDLTDVQGMDFQMYVYKPRRGIKRGEESKDTYKLPHRLIEKKRRDRINECIAQLKDLLPEHLKLTTLGHLEKAVVLELTLKHVKALTSLLEQQQKKILALQSGMQIEQPPVSQEKSEEMFRSGFHMCAKEILQYLAGHEPDGDLTPTHLISHLHKLAAEVLQSPARPRTPHSPQPEEVPAYHQRQAHKETPSTSPPKPAEGYGRNCVPVIQRAYPPASGEQSGSDTDTDSGYGGELEKTEAGTLQGHGDYYSQQKRLLGDRQSSGIKQEDDEPRHKRLRMESSEDEVLSSGESSISSSSSGYGSYMSTSPSHPPPPPHPVCMPFYLIPPSAAAYLPMLEKCWYPGAVPMLYPGMGGSSPTMSGERPPPPHLVLSPRGGSPAPALSQTPMDSPALLQALKQVPPLNLETKE; encoded by the exons ATGGAGCGAATTCCAAGCGCGCAGCCTCCCGCTCTCTCCAAACATCAGCCTGATCTGACAGACGTGCAGGG GATGGATTTCCAAATGTATGTTTATAAGCCTAGAAGAGGGATAAAGAGGGGGGAAGAGAGCAAg GACACCTACAAGCTGCCCCACAGACTCATCGAGAAGAAAAGGCGCGATCGGATAAACGAATGCATCGCTCAGCTGAAAGATTTATTACCCGAGCACCTGAAACTCACC ACTCTGGGCCATCTGGAGAAAGCCGTGGTTTTAGAGCTCACGCTCAAACATGTGAAAGCCCTCACCTCCCtcctggagcagcagcagaagaagatcCTCGCTCTGCAGAGCGGCATGCAAATCG agcAGCCACCTGTTAGCCAGGAGAAGTCAGAGGAAATGTTTCGCTCTGGTTTCCACATGTGTGCCAAGGAGATTCTCCAGTATCTAGCCGGCCATGAGCCAGATGGAGACCTGACTCCAACACATCTCATCAGCCACCTTCACAAACTGGCCGCTGAAGTGCTGCAGAGCCCGGCCAGACCCCGCACCCCTCACAGTCCCCAACCCGAAGAGGTCCCGGCCTACCACCAGCGCCAGGCTCACAAGGAGACGCCCAGCACTTCGCCCCCTAAGCCCGCTGAGGGCTACGGGAGGAACTGCGTGCCCGTCATCCAGCGGGCGTACCCTCCAGCCAGCGGCGAGCAGAGCGGCAGTGACACAGACACGGACAGTGGCTATGGGGGGGAGCTGGAGAAGACCGAAGCGGGGACACTACAGGGACACGGCGACTATTACAGCCAGCAGAAGCGGCTGCTGGGCGACAGGCAGAGCTCCGGCATCAAGCAGGAGGACGACGAGCCGCGCCACAAGCGACTCCGCATGGAGTCTTCTGAGGACGAGGTGCTCTCGAGTGGGGAGTCGTCGATCTCCTCGTCCTCCAGTGGTTACGGTAGTTACATGAGCACGTCCCCCAGCCACCCGCCTCCCCCACCACACCCCGTCTGCATGCCGTTCTACCTCATCCCCCCCTCTGCCGCGGCCTACCTGCCGATGCTGGAGAAATGCTGGTATCCCGGAGCTGTGCCTATGCTCTACCCCGGCATGGGAGGCTCCTCGCCCACCATGTCTGGCGAGAGGCCTCCCCCACCTCACCTTGTGCTGTCTCCCAGGGGAGGCTCTCCTGCCCCGGCCCTATCGCAGACCCCCATGGACTCCCCTGCTCTCCTTCAGGCACTAAAGCAGGTACCACCTCTCAACCTGGAAACCAAAGAATGA